Part of the Eshraghiella crossota genome is shown below.
TTTATGTATAAGACTTAAAGACTGCGGGCTCACCGGAATTGAATCCATGTATTCAACCTACAAGGGATTTGACGAACTTACGGTAAGAAAGCTTGCCCATGAAACCGGACTTCTGGAATCCGGTGGTTCCGATTTTCACGGTGCAAACAAACCTGACATCCGTCTTGGAACAGGAATGGGCAATCTTATGATAAGTTATGATTATCTTGATAAGCTTCGTGATTCATTAAATTAATCTGCGTATGCCGATACCATATAGCTTATGAATTGTTCCGCGGTTCTTCCTGACAATCCACCGTGGGACAATTCCCATTTATTGGCTTCCATGAGAAGCGTATTTTCGTCAACTTTAATGTTATTCTTTTGTGCAAGACCTTTTACTATTTCATTAAAAAGTTTCTTGTCAGGTGAGCCAAAATATACGGATACGCCGAATCGTGCAGAAAGTGAAAGTTTCTCTGCCACTGTATCCCTTGTGTGAAGATCGTCATCTCTTTCTTCTTTATCAGAATATTTTTCCCTGACAAGATGCCTTCTGTTGCTTGTCGCATATATAAGTACATTGTCAGGTCTTTTTTCCAGTCCTCCCTCAATAACAGCTTTCAAGAACTTGTATTCTATCTCAAATTCTTCAAAAGAAAGGTCATCCATATATATGATAAATTTGTAATTTCTGTCCTTTACCTGATTGATAATTGCTGACAAATCCTTAAACTGATGTTTATATATCTCAATCATTCTTAGTCCGTCATCGTAATATTCATTAAGTATTGCCTTAATGCAGGATGATTTTCCGGTTCCGCTGTCACCGAATAAAAGAACGTTATTAGCTTTACTTCCTGCAAGAAATGCCTCCGTATTGTCCGTTATTTTCTTTTTCTGTATATCATATCCTATGAGGTCTTTAAGATATTTGTGCTCAACACTTATAACAGGAGTGATTACAGGTCTGTCATTGTCATCATGTCCTACCCTGAAAGCCTTAAAAAGTCCTATACATCCGACACCTGCATCTTTATAAAAATCACATACGGTATTTAAAAATGTATTGTCATCCGCTGCGCCGGAAAGTTCCTCTGCCAGTTTAATTATCCTGTTTCTTATTCTTTTATTATAGTATTTTTCACCCTCATTATTGTTTTCAAATCCGATGAGCATGGATAAAAATGTGCCGTATTTAGCGTCAGTCCCACTTAAATCCGTATTAAAAAGTTCTCTGTACACAGCCATATCAAGCAATGCTGCTTTGTTAATGCTGCCTTCCATTCTTCCCCTTCTTTCACAGGAAAGACTGTAAGAATTCTCATCATTTGCAAGATTATATGCAAGATAGTCCTGCCATAAATTTCCGTTAAATCCCATTTTTTCCGATACTTCAAGAATATGCGACACAATCCGTCCTGCCGTTTTTTTTACGTCAAGTCCTTCAAATTCTTCTGAAGCTATCCTTAGCATGCAATCAAAAACCTCGCGGTTTTCCGGATTTTTGTATAATAATAATTCTGAACTGTTCATTATAATGCCTCCTAATAATTTCCTAACAGTCTCAAATAATTCGACTCTTCCGATATACCTCTCAGAGCATTTCTTACGCCGGGGTCTGCAAGATTTCCTTCAAAATCCACAAAAAATCTGAATTCCCAGTTATGCTCAGGTATAGGTCTTGACTCTATTTTAGTCATATTAAGATTATTAAACATAATATGTGATAACGCATTGTAAAGACTTCCCGATTTATGCGGAACTTCAAAACACACGCTTACCTTGTCGGCATTTTTAATAAATTCTCTTTTTCTGCTGACAATTACAAATCTTGTGGTATTGCATGCCGATGAGTTAATACCATCTTCAAGAATCTGAAGACCATATTCATCGGCACAATTTGCAGAACCTATTGCTGCCTGATGAATGTCATTGTCTTCGGCAACTTTTTTGGCACTCATTGCCGTATTAAGATATGCTTTCTGGTGCCAGTCCTTATGTCTGTCAAGAAATGCGGCACACTGGGCAAGGCCCTGAGGATGGGAATATACACACTTTATGTCCTTAAGTGTCGCCCCCGGCTTTGCAAGGAGGCAATGTCTTATCTTCACATAAGTCTCTCCCACTATGTAATTATTAAATTCCTGCAAAAGATCATAAGTATCATTAACCATTCCTGCTGAAGAATTATCTATCGGTATAACGGCATAATCTGCCACACCGTCACTCACAGCTTCCATAGCCTCCCTGAAAGTATCTACATTCATATTTCTGACATCGTTGCCGAAAAAATTAAGCATTGCTTCATGGCTGTATGCTCCCGGCACGCCCTGATACACAACTTTAATATTGTCACGTCTTATATCATCAACAATGTCGTATGGTTCTAACCTGGAATCCGACTTTCTCATCTCAAGCTTTGAATACTGGAATTTGCGGCTCATTGCCATAATCTGTGTAAAAAGTTCTGCCACACATTTGTTGTTAAAATCCGAATGTGCAAGATGTCTCAGTGTATCAATTTTCTGTTCTTCTCTTTCTTTATCAAATACAGCTTTTCCCGTTGCTATTTTATAATCGGCAACATTGGCTGCAACATCCATTCTTTTTTCAAAAAGTTCAACTATCTGTCTGTCAATCTCATCTATCTGTTTTCTTGATTCCTGTAAGTCAACTACCATATATTTTCTCCTTCTATATGTCACTTTTAATAGTTATATCACAAATTATAATAATTTGCTTGAAAAAAAAATAATTTTATTTCATAATATTACTATCATAATGTATTGGAGTCTATAAATTATGAATAAGAAATACACAAAATTCATTATTGGCGGTTCTGTTCTTCTCGCTATTATTATTCTTATTATCGTATACCATAATGTTACGAAAATAGACAAGAACAGTTCCTCAACCACCGGAAATACTCCGGGCAATCTTTTAAACGGAGGAAGCTTTTGCGAGAGCGGCGGAAAGATATATTTTTCCAACCCTTATGACAATAACAAGCTTTATTCCATGGACAGCGACTGTTCCAACATTAAGTGTCTTACAGATGACGACGTCTCTTATATTAACTGTGCCGGCAGATACATCTATTATGTAAAAAATAATGCCAAGGCATCCAACACCAACTCGCTTCTTCGTGGAGAGCTTTATGGTGTTGTAAGATGTGCGTTAAATGGTGGACGTTATACCACTCTTCATACGGGTTACAGTACAGACCTTGCGTTGTCCGGCAATACACTTATATTTAATGGTGTACTCAATTCCAAAAATGTAACTTACGCCATCAATGTTAACGGTAAGAATGAAGAAGTCCTTCTTGAAGATGACATTGCCAATTCTTCAGTATATAAAGGACATATCTATTATTCAAAGCCTTCTTCATCCGGTACTGCCGACCATTCGGTATACAGTATGCGTGTGTCAGACGGCTCATCAATTTCATATCTGAATGGCAATACATACATGGCATCGGTTGTAAACAATGTTCTTTATTATATTGACCTCGATAATAACTATGCTCTTACCTCTGTGAACCTTTCGAATAACACTAAAAAGGTTCTTACAACAGACAAAGTTGTATTATACAACGTTTATAATGATGTTATTTATTATCAGGAAGAGACTTATGACCATTCTTTTAACAGAATGAATAAAGACGGAAGCAATCAGATAAAAATATATGACGGTGATATAACTTCTATAAGCTGTACATCAAAGTACACATTTTTCAAGATGTTCGGTTCCGATACTCTTTACAGAGTTGAGACTAACGGAGATACTGCAATCCAGAAATTCTTTGTTACGGCTGACTGATAAGATATTATATAAGCCCTTACGGATTATCCTCTGTAAGGGCTTATTTTTATACTAAAATATTATTCAGTTTTTCATCCTTTTCTATTATTTCTATAGCAAGATTCCTATATTTTTCTTCGTGGAGATATGTGTGTCTGAAAGGTTTTATCTCGGGAGCAAGCATTACCGCTTTCTTAAAATCTTCTTTCCTGAGTTCCAGTGTCTTTACATAATCCCAGAAACCGGTGTCGGTGAATACTGTATTAATTCTCTCATACCGGTGATTCTGAACTTTGCTCATAATGTATGTCGCAATACCTACCTGGATACCATGAAGGCTTGGTTTCTCCAGCATCTTGTCAAGTGCATGGGATATAAGGTGTTCGCTTCCACTTGTAGGTGCGCTGCTGCCGGCTATCTCATTGGCAATTCCGCTCATGGCGAGGGAATCCATCAGTTCCTTAATAAAACGATCATCCAGAATATCCTTAAATGGTGTTCTTACAAAACTGTTTACCGCTTTTTTAGATATCATCATAGCACAGTCATTTACAATATCATAACCTTTTTCCTGTTCAAAAATCCAGTCATAAAGTGCTGTTATTTTGGATACCATGTCTCCGATTCCTGAATAAAGGAATGCCTTAGGAGCACTTTTTATTACTTCAATGTCTGCGATTATGCCGTATGCAATCCTTGCCGGTACGGATTTTCTTCTGCCCTCCACTATAAGGGATGCACTGGCGCTTGAAAAACCATCAGACGAAGCTGATGTAGGGATACTTATAAAAGGAAGATTCCTTAAAAATCCACAATATTTAGCCGCATCAATGACTTTACCGCCGCCGATGCCTATAACCGCTTCAGTTGTATTTGGAAACGAAAATCCAAGCTGCATTATTGCGTTAATTTCAACCGTATCCATTTCCTGATAGAGAAGCACATCAATGTTATTGTCTTTCATTCCTTTAAGAACTTTATCCCCGAACAGATTAATAAGTCCATTTCCGAAGAGGATAACAACTTTATGGAAATTCATATCTGCCAGATATTTTCCTACCTGTCCCAATATGTCTTTCTCTACCTTCAAAATAGCAGGTATTGATATTTCGCATTTATTCTGTGTTACCATATCATATCTCCAATTCCTTTACAGTTCCGAAATAATGTCTATACATTTATCAAAGCCTAATTTACTGCTGTTAAGTGTCATCGTGTAGTTGGTGGCTTTGCCCCATTCACCTTCTGTATAATAATTATAGTGCATTTTTCTCTTTTTATCCATATCACGCATCATATCCACAGCTTCTTTTTCAGTCTTGTTATATAATTTCATGATTCTTTCTTTTTTGACTGCTTCATCACCGTGTATAAAAACATGTACTGCATCGGGATTATCCCTTAAAATATAATCCGCACATCTTCCTATAATTACAAAAGATTCTTTCTTCGCAAGTTCTCTAATTATTTCTGACTGTGCGTTATATATTTTGTCCGAAATTGAACTTCCTGTCGCATCTCTTCCAACAAATGCATAGGAAAATATGCTCTTTGATGGAGAATATTCACCCTGATCCTCTATAATTTTCTTGGAAAAACCTGTTTCTTCGGCAATTTTCTCAAGTATCTGGGAATCATAAAACGTTATTCCTAATTTCTTCGCTACGTTTTCGCCTATAAAATGTCCGCCACTGCCAAACTCTCGACTGATTGTAATAATTTTACTCATGATAATCTGCCTCCTTAACATTGTTAATAACATTTTTTTTGATTTTTTTCATTAACAATAATGATATGATAAGGCTCATTCCTTCTGCAAATATAAATGTGAGCCATACAAGCCATATTTTACCGGAATTGTTTCTTACAGGTAAAGATAACAAATATGCTACAGGTAACACAAATACTATCTGTCGTAATACAGATACAATTAATGATTCCATTCCACCGTCAAGTGCCTGAAAAACACCCTGAAATGCAATATTGGCTCCTGCAAAAACAAATCCTGCCGATATTATCCGCATCGCCGATATATACATCCTTCCCGTATCTGTGCCTATGCCAAACATCTTTGCCAGAGCACCAGCCAAAGTTTCCAACAATACGGTTCCTGCTATCATAATTATTGTCGTATATATTATACCACATTTTATGCCTTCGTTAATACGTTTTTTATTTTGCATTCCGTGGCTGAAAGAAACAATCGGCGTTATTGCATCCCTGAGTCCGAATGCCGCAAACAATACGAACTGCTGCACTTTATAATATAATCCGTATGCCGTAACCGCCGAATTACTTATTTTTCCGAGAATAATATTTAATCCATAGGTCATCACGGACATTAATGCCTGTGCAACAATGGCGGGCACACCTATTTTGTATATTTCTTTTATTATTGGCTTTGAAGGTCGTATATACTTTATACTTTTATTTATGGCTTTATCTTTTTTATAATGGAAAATCACTGCCATTATTAACGAAATAATCTGTCCTATTACGGTTGCGTATGCAGCTCCTTTTACCCCAAGATTCATAGAAAAAATCATTACCGGGTCAAGCACAATATTAACAACAGCTCCCGTTATCTGTGCAATTGTTGAATATAGCGAATTGCCCATTGACTGAAGCATTTTTTCAAAAATCCCAAACAGGACCATTCCAAAAGAAATAATACAGCATATCTGTAAATATTCCGTTGCCAGTTTTGCTACATATACATCGTTTGTCTGGCTGTTTATATATGGTTTTACACCAAATATACCAAACAATACACATAGCAGCCAGATTATTATTCCAAGAAAAATTCCTGTTCCTGCAACTCTATCTGCTTTATCTATGTTATTCTGTCCTAAACTTTTTGACAACAGCGCACCAAGTCCTACACCTGTTCCTATTCCCACCGCCACAATAAGCATTTGTACGGGAAATGCTAACGTTAATGCATTAAGTGATGCTTCTCCCGTTCCTTTAATTCTTCCTACAAAGGCGCTGTCTACAATATTATACACCGCCTGCAGCATCATTGACAAAATCATGGGAATTCCCATTGTAATCATCAATTTACTGATTTTCATAGATGCCATTTTGTCTGTATTATCTTTTTGCATATCTTTTCCTCCTTCTTTGCAAAAAAATAAAGCGTAAATCCATCTGGATTTACGCTTTACGCTACACGATTGTTTACAAAATTATGCGTTCTTGCCACAGCATTTCTTATATTTAAGACCGCTTCCGCAAGGACATGGATCATTTCTTGAAATCTTAGGTCCCTTAACAACTGTTGTTGAAAGTTTCTGTTCTTTATAGAGTTCCTTTCTTCTCTTGGAATCAATTAACTCGTCCCATTCAGGAAGTTCATAAAGCCAGTCAGCTCTTGCATCAACCATATTCTTATAGAGAGTTTCCAAATCATAATCAAGGTTCACTTCTGTATTCTCATCCATTGTCTCAATCGGATTAGGATTCTTAAGGCTGTCATTAATTCCGTCAAGGAAGCCAACCATCGTCATTATATCAAAGTTATAATTCTCTGCCAGTTCCTTAACTGTACCTTTCACAGGTTCACCATATGATTTAAGAAGGTCTATATATACACCCTTCTCTAAGTTGAAATAATTAGCCCAAAACATCTGTTGTGCCTGAGGACTTTTCTTGTCATCATAGGCCATTTCTCTCCACTGTTCTAATAATGTCATGTTCGTTCTCCTAAAACTTTTGTATTATTATGAGATTATATAACAATCTTTTAATTTAGTCAAATGCACTCTCTATACATTTTTCTTATTTTCTGCTAAAATCATTTTAAAATATAAGATGACGAGGTTAATATATGAAAAAGAAATCTACTGCCGTCAGAGTAATGGCAATTATTTGTATAGTGCTTTTGGTCGGAATGTACATAACTTCCCTTGTACTCGCAATAATCCAGCATAAGAGTGCAGGTGCCGCGCTTAAAATATCAATGCTCTGTACTATTGTTGTTCCGGTATGGATATATATTTTCATGATGTTCCATAAGCTTGCTACAAGAAACCAGTTTATGAATTCAGAGGAAGATGAAATTTCCGAAAAAGATATCCCGGAAAACGAAGACGACGACGATTCTGCTGATGAGTAATTTTGAGATTTGTTAAAAGTCGGGTAGAGATTCGCAAGCTGACTCCCCTCCCCGCGGCTAGCGGGCCGGGATTTTACCCCGCCGCTGTTGTAGGATTACAAAATTCCCTGCCACTAACATCCTGTTTTAATAAAAATATGTCCCCTGTCAAAAGACAGGGGACATATAAATTTGAGGACTTTTTTTATATCCTCAATATAATCTATTTAGACAAATCACTTGTTCTATAGATAATATCGTGTCTCTTAGGACCGTTAGATACCATTGTGATAGGTACTCCGATTTCTTCCTCTATTGCTTCAATGTATGCCTTACATTCGGCAGGAAGTTCATCATAATTCTTAATTCCTCTGATATCACATTTCCAGCCCTTAAATTTCTTAAATACAGGCTTAGCCTTTTCAAGCTTGTATGTTACAGGGAAGTCCTTGATAACTTCGCCGTCAATTTCATAGCCTACGCACATCGGAATCTCATCAAGATATCCGAGTACATCAAGAACTGTAAGTGCTACTTCTGTTGCACCCTGCATTCTGCAGCCGTATCTTGTGGCAACTGCGTCAAACCATCCCATTCTTCTTGGTCTGCCTGTTGTAGCGCCGAATTCGCCACCGTCTCCGCCACGTACTCTTAATTCCTGTGCTTCATCACCGAAAATCTCACTTACGAATGCTCCGGCACCGACTGCTGAAGAATATGCTTTAACAACGGTAACTACATCCTGAATCTCCCTGGCTGGAATTCCTGCACCGATTGCTCCGTAAGATGCAAGTGTTGAAGAAGATGTTACCATTGGATAAATACCATGGTCAGGATCCTTAAGGGAACCAAGCTGTCCCTCAAGGAGGACTGTCTTGCCCTCTTTAAGTGCATTGTGAAGGAAAAGTGAAACGTCTGCTACATATGGAGCAACCATTTCCTTATATTCCATTAAAAGATTGAATATATCATCAGGATTCATTGGTTCCTTATTATAAAGGTTCTTAAGAAGCACGTTCTTGTATTCCACAACACGCTCAACCTTTTCACGAAGGTCTGCTTCATCCATAAATAATTCACTTACCTGAAAACCAATCTTAGCATACTTATCTGAGTAAAATGGTGCAATACCGGACTTAGTGGAACCAAATGCCTTACCACCGAGACGTTCTTCTTCGTATGTATCAAAATCAACATGATATGGCATAAGTATCTGTGCTCTGTCTGATACAAGAATCTTAGGTGTTGGTACGCCTCTGTCCTCAAGTGATTTAATTTCATTGAAAAGATATGGTATATTAAGTGCCACACCATTGCCAATTACACTTGTCGTATGATTATAAAAAACGCCTGATGGAAGTAAGTGTAAAGCGAACTTGCCGTAATCATTAATAATCGTATGGCCTGCATTACTTCCTCCCTGGAATCTTACTATAATATCTGACTGTTCGGCAAGCATATCCGTAATCTTGCCCTTGCCTTCATCACCCCAGTTAGCGCCAACTATTGCTCTTACCATGTGTGATCCTCCTCTTTTATTATATAAATAACTGCAGGCTTTTAAAGACTGCGTGAATAGTATACCTTAAATTATCAAATATGTAAAGAAAGAGTTGTCAGCAACTGTACAGCACAATACCGGCAACTCTTTTGTAATGATGTATTAACAGTTGATTTCCGCTGTTAATCCAAGTTCATCTTTGTATTCGTTAAGGATAGGTTTTACAACTTCTGAAAGGAATTCCTCAACCTGCCACTTTGAACGTCCTGTGTATAATGAAGGATCCATATTTTTCTGCAAATCCTCAAGTGTAAGATTAAATGCAGGGTCGGCAGCAATCAGTTCAAGGAGATTGTTGTCAAGACCTTCCACTTTGACACGTCTGCCCGCTTCCATGGAAAGAGTTCTGATACGTTCATGGAGTTCCTGTCTGTCTCCGCCGGCTTTTACGGCGTCCATCATAATATTTTCTGTAGCCATGAAAGGAAGCTCTGCCATAATGTGTTTGTAAATTACCTTGTCATATACAACAAGTCCGTCTACAACATTGAGATAAAGGTCAAGTATACCGTCTACTGCAAGAAATGCTTCCGGTACAGACATTCTTTTATTGGCGGAATCGTCGAGAGTTCTCTCAAACCACTGTGTCGCACTTGTGATTGCAGGGTTCATAACATCTGACATAACATAATTAGCAAGGCTCGCTATTCTTTCGCTTCTCATAGGATTTCTCTTATAAGCCATTGCTGATGAACCAATCTGTGTCTTTTCAAAAGGTTCCTCGATTTCTTTTAAATGCTGTAAAAGTCTTATATCATTAGAAAACTTGTGGGCACTTGCGGCAATACCGGCAAGGACATTCACAACCTTGGTATCTACTTTTCTTGAATAAGTCTGGCCTGAAACAGGATATGTATCCTCAAATCCCATTTTGTTGGCTATCATCTTATCAAGACGGCGTATTTTATCCTGGTCGCCTTCAAAAAGCTCCATAAAACTTGCCTGTGTTCCTGTTGTACCCTTCTGTCCGAGAAGCTTCATTGTTGAAATAACATGATTAAGGTCTTCAAGGTCTAAAAGAAGTTCCTGCATCCAGAGAGTTGCTCTTTTACCTACGGTTGTTGGCTGGGCAGGCTGGAAATGTGTGAATGCAAGAGTAGGAAGTGCCTTATATTCATCTGCAAATTTTGAAAGTTCGTTGATTACATTCACAAGTTTTTTGCGGACAAGTTTAAGTCCTTCTGTCATTATTATAAGGTCAGTATTATCGCCTACATAACATGAAGTTGCTCCAAGGTGGATAATTCCTTTTGCCTTAGGGCACTGTAAACCATAAGCATATACATGTGACATTACATCATGTCTTACAATTTTTTCTCTTGCCTTTGCATCCTCATAATTAATATCGTCTTTGTGAGCTTTAAGTTCTTCTATCTGCTCATCCGTAATATTAAGTCCAAGTTCTTTTTCTGATTCTGCAAGAGCAATCCAGAGTGCTCTCCATGTTCTGAATTTTTTATCAGGCGAAAAAATATACTGCATTTCTTTACTTGCATATCTTTCAGCCAAAGGTGTCTGATATCTGTCAGTTGCCATTTTAAATCTCCTTTTATTTTTCATATTCGCCACGGATATCTTCTGTCGGCGGTTCTATAGGATAATTGCCGGTAAAGCAGGCATCACAATAATCGGTCTTACCGTCTATGAGTTCACTTAATCTTGTAACATCAAGGTAACCCAGTGAATCTGCCCCGATATATTTACATATCTGGTCTACGGTGTGGTCATGCGCTATTAACTGGTCATCCGATGGAATATCAGTTCCAAAATAACATGGATGTAAAAACGGAGGCGAACTTATTCTTACATGAACTTCGGTAGCACCTGCATCTTTTAACATCTTTACTATTCTTGCCGAGGTTGTTCCCCGCACAATGGAATCATCTATCATAATAACTCTTTTACCGTTTACCGCATCTTTTAAAACATTGAGTTTAATTTTAACACTGGTCTCTCTCTGGGACTGCTTAGGCTTAATAAAAGTACGCCCTACATAGCTGTTTTTCATAAATGCAATTCCGTAAGGTATTCCTGATTCCATGGAATATCCAAGTGCGGCCACATTACCTGATTCAGGTACACCTACTACAATATCAGCCTCCACAGGGTGGGTCTTTGCAAGTATACGGCCTGCCATAATACGGGAACTGTATACTCCTACACCGTCAATGTAGCTGTCCGGTCTGGCAAAATATATGTATTCAAAAATACATCTTGCGCATTTATTAATACATCCTGAAGTATCTGAGCTTATACCATCAGGTGTTATTGTGACTATTTCTCCCGGAAGCACATCCCTTACAAATTCTGCACCGATAGCTGAAAATGCACAGGTCTCTGAGGATACGAAATATGCGTTGTCTCTTTTTCCGATACTTAACGGCTTAAAGCCGAAAACATCCCTTGCCGCAATTAATTTACGGGGACTCATTACTACAAGAGAATATGCCCCCTTTATTTTTTTCATGGCATTGGCTACCGCCGCTTCGACGCTTGAGGTCTTAAGACGTTCCCTTGCTATGTAATATGCGATTACCTCTGAATCTATGGTTGTCTGGAAAATCGCACCTGTGTATGAAAGTTCATCCCTGAGTTCAGGAGCATTTATAAGGTTGCCGTTATGAGCGAGTGCCAGTGTTCCTTTAACATAATTAAGAACAAGAGGCTGGGCATTTTCCCTGCAACTGCTTCCTGCCGTAGAATATCTTACATGTCCTACACCAATGTTTCCTTTTAATTTCTCAAGTGATTCTGCATCAAAAACTTCACTTGCTAATCCCATATCCTTTCTGGAATTAACAATTCCCTTAGGTCCTTCCGTATCGCTTACCGCAATACCACAGCTTTCCTGTCCTCTGTGCTGCAACGCGAACAGTCCGTAGTATATTGTTGTGGCAACATCGTTGCCATCAAAATCGTAAGCGCCGAATACACCGCATTCTTCATGCACTTCACTTTCTTCAATATTGTCTGAATTACTTGTTTCTATCATATATATACCTCCAGGTATCAGATGTTAAATTCTTTGCCTGTAAGTAATGCAAATGCCTCTTTGTATTTGTCAACAGTCTTTTTAACAACTTCTTCAGGAAGAAGGAGGTCATTGTCAGGATTAGCTTTAAGCCAGTCTCTTACAAACTGCTTGTCATATGATGGCTGTGACTTGCCTGCTTCATATCCTTCAAGAGGCCAGAATCTTGAGCTGTCAGGTGTGAGCATTTCGTCACCGATAACAACTTCACCCTTTTCGTTAAGACCGAATTCAAATTTGGTGTCGGCAATGATAATTCCTTTGCTTAAAGCATAATCTGCACATTTCTTATATAAAGCGATTGTATATTCCTTAATCTTAGCTGCATATTCTTCACCCTTTTCAGGATAAATTTTCTTAAGAACTTCTACGCTCTGCTCGTATGATATATTCTCATCATGGAGTCCTATCTCTGCCTTGGTACTTGGAGTATATATAGGCTCAGGAAGCTTGTCTGATTCCTTGAGTCCTTCAGGGAGCTTAATTCCGCAGACGGTTCCGTTTTCCTTGTAGCTTGCCCAACCGCTTCCTGTAATGTATCCTCTTACGATACATTCAATAGGGAGCATCT
Proteins encoded:
- a CDS encoding ATP-binding protein; amino-acid sequence: MNSSELLLYKNPENREVFDCMLRIASEEFEGLDVKKTAGRIVSHILEVSEKMGFNGNLWQDYLAYNLANDENSYSLSCERRGRMEGSINKAALLDMAVYRELFNTDLSGTDAKYGTFLSMLIGFENNNEGEKYYNKRIRNRIIKLAEELSGAADDNTFLNTVCDFYKDAGVGCIGLFKAFRVGHDDNDRPVITPVISVEHKYLKDLIGYDIQKKKITDNTEAFLAGSKANNVLLFGDSGTGKSSCIKAILNEYYDDGLRMIEIYKHQFKDLSAIINQVKDRNYKFIIYMDDLSFEEFEIEYKFLKAVIEGGLEKRPDNVLIYATSNRRHLVREKYSDKEERDDDLHTRDTVAEKLSLSARFGVSVYFGSPDKKLFNEIVKGLAQKNNIKVDENTLLMEANKWELSHGGLSGRTAEQFISYMVSAYAD
- the pheA gene encoding prephenate dehydratase; this encodes MVVDLQESRKQIDEIDRQIVELFEKRMDVAANVADYKIATGKAVFDKEREEQKIDTLRHLAHSDFNNKCVAELFTQIMAMSRKFQYSKLEMRKSDSRLEPYDIVDDIRRDNIKVVYQGVPGAYSHEAMLNFFGNDVRNMNVDTFREAMEAVSDGVADYAVIPIDNSSAGMVNDTYDLLQEFNNYIVGETYVKIRHCLLAKPGATLKDIKCVYSHPQGLAQCAAFLDRHKDWHQKAYLNTAMSAKKVAEDNDIHQAAIGSANCADEYGLQILEDGINSSACNTTRFVIVSRKREFIKNADKVSVCFEVPHKSGSLYNALSHIMFNNLNMTKIESRPIPEHNWEFRFFVDFEGNLADPGVRNALRGISEESNYLRLLGNY
- a CDS encoding DUF5050 domain-containing protein, with protein sequence MNKKYTKFIIGGSVLLAIIILIIVYHNVTKIDKNSSSTTGNTPGNLLNGGSFCESGGKIYFSNPYDNNKLYSMDSDCSNIKCLTDDDVSYINCAGRYIYYVKNNAKASNTNSLLRGELYGVVRCALNGGRYTTLHTGYSTDLALSGNTLIFNGVLNSKNVTYAINVNGKNEEVLLEDDIANSSVYKGHIYYSKPSSSGTADHSVYSMRVSDGSSISYLNGNTYMASVVNNVLYYIDLDNNYALTSVNLSNNTKKVLTTDKVVLYNVYNDVIYYQEETYDHSFNRMNKDGSNQIKIYDGDITSISCTSKYTFFKMFGSDTLYRVETNGDTAIQKFFVTAD
- a CDS encoding iron-containing alcohol dehydrogenase family protein, with translation MVTQNKCEISIPAILKVEKDILGQVGKYLADMNFHKVVILFGNGLINLFGDKVLKGMKDNNIDVLLYQEMDTVEINAIMQLGFSFPNTTEAVIGIGGGKVIDAAKYCGFLRNLPFISIPTSASSDGFSSASASLIVEGRRKSVPARIAYGIIADIEVIKSAPKAFLYSGIGDMVSKITALYDWIFEQEKGYDIVNDCAMMISKKAVNSFVRTPFKDILDDRFIKELMDSLAMSGIANEIAGSSAPTSGSEHLISHALDKMLEKPSLHGIQVGIATYIMSKVQNHRYERINTVFTDTGFWDYVKTLELRKEDFKKAVMLAPEIKPFRHTYLHEEKYRNLAIEIIEKDEKLNNILV
- a CDS encoding AAA family ATPase, yielding MMSKIITISREFGSGGHFIGENVAKKLGITFYDSQILEKIAEETGFSKKIIEDQGEYSPSKSIFSYAFVGRDATGSSISDKIYNAQSEIIRELAKKESFVIIGRCADYILRDNPDAVHVFIHGDEAVKKERIMKLYNKTEKEAVDMMRDMDKKRKMHYNYYTEGEWGKATNYTMTLNSSKLGFDKCIDIISEL
- a CDS encoding MATE family efflux transporter, with translation MQKDNTDKMASMKISKLMITMGIPMILSMMLQAVYNIVDSAFVGRIKGTGEASLNALTLAFPVQMLIVAVGIGTGVGLGALLSKSLGQNNIDKADRVAGTGIFLGIIIWLLCVLFGIFGVKPYINSQTNDVYVAKLATEYLQICCIISFGMVLFGIFEKMLQSMGNSLYSTIAQITGAVVNIVLDPVMIFSMNLGVKGAAYATVIGQIISLIMAVIFHYKKDKAINKSIKYIRPSKPIIKEIYKIGVPAIVAQALMSVMTYGLNIILGKISNSAVTAYGLYYKVQQFVLFAAFGLRDAITPIVSFSHGMQNKKRINEGIKCGIIYTTIIMIAGTVLLETLAGALAKMFGIGTDTGRMYISAMRIISAGFVFAGANIAFQGVFQALDGGMESLIVSVLRQIVFVLPVAYLLSLPVRNNSGKIWLVWLTFIFAEGMSLIISLLLMKKIKKNVINNVKEADYHE
- a CDS encoding SEC-C metal-binding domain-containing protein; protein product: MTLLEQWREMAYDDKKSPQAQQMFWANYFNLEKGVYIDLLKSYGEPVKGTVKELAENYNFDIMTMVGFLDGINDSLKNPNPIETMDENTEVNLDYDLETLYKNMVDARADWLYELPEWDELIDSKRRKELYKEQKLSTTVVKGPKISRNDPCPCGSGLKYKKCCGKNA